tttaacaaatgtTCATTTTCTTTTTGCTGATTGTTTTAAATTGATTATCTTCTGATTGCTCATGAATGTTTTGACGATTTTCTTTTCAATTTACCAGTTTTTTAATGAAAATCTCTTAACTTTGAGCACCTATTAAACTTGTCCGCGACCATCTGTACTCCACGACAAATAATCTTACTTCTCTGTGTAACTAATCCTTAACCTGCTATAATTCTGGTAAATTTCTACCTCTGACATCCTAATGTGTGGACAAGAATGCCCAGTGGGGAAAATTTGATAGGATAAAACATCCCAAAAGGAGAGGAAATGGTGTAGATCTGAATTCTGCACAGATTTAACATGTGTACGTATGCATCATGAAGTACATATTTACATTGTCGTGATCCTAGCTGATTGAATACTGGACAGATCCAAGAGTAAAGCCTGGCTTGATAGAACAAACACTACTGCACAgatacaggctcttcagcccaccatgtctgtgccagcCATAATTCAttctaaactattcccacctgtctgcatgtcctctgttctcttcctgttcctgtgtcggtCTAAATGCTGCTTAAATGTTGCTCTTACCCATCTCCTCTGAGTCAATGcagaacttcccactactatccttgattggccctaatcttactgtaAGTCATTCCTTTATTACTGATATAcctatatacctatagaaagccttcgaGTTTTCCTGGgcagcatagtggttagcactgctgcctcacagcaccagagacccgggttcgattcccgcttcaggcaactgtctgtgtggagtttgcacattctccccgtgtctgcgtgggtttcctctgggtgctccggtttcctcccacagtccaaagatgtgcaggttaggtgaattggccatgctaaattgtccatagtgttaggtgaaggggtaaatgtaggagaatgggtctgcgtgggttgctgttcggagggtcggtgtggatttgttgggctgaagggcctgtttccacactaagtaatctgatcatatctgccaatgacttctcatgtcccctcctggctcttcttagctatctctttaggtctttcctggctaacttgtaaatttcaagtgccctaactgagtctTCATGTCTCGTCATAACGTAAGccatcttcttcctcttgacaagagattagAATTCCTTGGTTAACCACAGCTCCCACATTTGACAActtccctccctgcctgacaagtacatacttaccaaggacccacagtagctgttccttaaataagctccacgtttcaattgtgcccatccccttcagtttccttccccatctgaagtatcctaaatcttgcctaatcgtaccttaattgcctttccccagcaTTGACTCTTGCCCtatggtatatacctatccctttccatcgctaatgTAAACCtgaccgaattatggtcactgtaaccaaagtgctcccctacctccaaatctagcaCTTCACCgcgttcattacccagtaccaaatctaatgtggcctcacccttattggcctgtctacatactgtgtcaggaaaccctcttgTATACACTGGAAAAAAACTGACCcgtctaaagtacttgaactataatattcccagtcaatacttggaaagttaaagtcccccataacaactaccctatctctctcactccttgcaagaatcatctttgctatcctttcctctacatctctggaactattcggagaccaatagaaaactcccaaaagggtgacccctcctttcctgtttctaacttcagtagacaagtcctcaaatgTCCATTCTGCAACcctaatactgtccttgactaacaatgccacccccacccaccacttttactattttctctgttcttactgaaacatctaaatcccggaatctgcaataaccattcctgtccctgctgtaCCCATGTATCCAAAATAGCCACAGCATCAAAATCCCATGTACCAACCGATGCTGCAAGTTCGCCCACCTTACTCCGGATGCTCCTGATGTTGAAATACACACTTcgaaccaacttcttgcttgctggtgctctcttgtgaccttgaaaccttatttctgacctcgcTACTCTCACCTCTCatatacatgaacaacaacttgggttcccatccccctgcagaattagtttaaacccacctgaagagcattagcaaatcccccccaggatattggtacccttctggttaaggtgaagaccatcctatttgtagaggtcccacctaccccagaaagatccccaattatccaggtatccaaaACCCACCCTCCACCATCCTTGTAGCTGTGTGTTCAACTTCTCTGTCGCcagcacgggcaacaaaccagagataacaactctgtttgtcctagctctaagcttccaccctagctccctgaatttctgccttaaatccctatCTCTCTTCCTGTCTGTCGTTTGGTGCCTATGCAAACCATGAGggggctgctccccctcaaggatcccaaaaacacgatcagagacatcgcAGACTCTCTGGCAtctgggaagcaacacaccaacagtgagtctctctcattctacAGAACCtcccatctgtccccctaatgATGGAGTCCCCAGGTCACAGGGAAGGGTGACCTTTTAAAGACTTGTTTTTAAATATCCTCGCTGATTAATATTTAGGTACTAATGTGATTATTACTGTCACCACTAATATCTTaagtttttctttcaatttgatgtgaCTTACACTTTTTGATTTCTCCTACAGCGTGAATGTATTTCTATCCATGTTGGCCAGGCTGGTGTCCAGATGGGCAATGCCTGCTGGGAGCTGTACTGTTTGGAACATGGTATCCAGCCTGATGGGCAGATGCCCAGTGACAAGACCATTGGAGGGGGAGATGACTCCTTCAACACCTTCTTCAGTGAGACTGGTGCAGGAAAACACGTCCCACGTGCTGTCTTTGTTGACTTGGAACCAACTGTTATTGGTATGTCTATTGTGAGAATTTGTTTATAATTCTTCTGCTTATGGAGCTGCATTGTCAAAATTGATATGTGGTTTATCCCTTGTTTGTTTATGCATGGGAAGGGAAAAGTAATGTTTCATCTGCCTTCCAGATGAGATTCGTAGTGGTACCTATCGGCAGCTATTTCACCCTGAACAGCTCATCACCGGGAAGGAAGATGCTGCCAATAACTATGCCCGTGGGCACTACACCATCGGGAAGGAGCTTATTGACTTGGTCCTTGACAAGCTCCGTAAACTTGTAAGGTTCTTGCATTATCCATTAATTAAGGGATAAACTTAATTGTACTTTGTGTAATGCTTTAACAGTGTCTATTGTCAGTATTTACCTTTTTGAATCACCACGTTACTCTCACATGATCTATTTTCATATATTTTATTAAAGGACGTGATGATGCATTCGGCTGCAATGGTGGCTTCAGAGATTTCCCTTCACATCTGAAAACCTGTGTATCAATCCTCACCAGGGAGTGGATAACTAAAAGATCACATCTCCTTGATGCGTGTTAAGAGTCACAAGTGAAATGCCTTCTTATAGTTTCCATCTAGCTGCTGGTAATCATCATTCCACAGCTCATAAGGTACCCTGTGTTGGGTGGTTTAAGGTGTGGATCATTGAATTGGCAGCTTGAAGTACACAAGAAAGGTTTTCTCTAAAACAAAAAAAGTCCCAGATCCTGAACTGGCATTTGCAGAAAACTGTGTAAACATCCAGTGGATCAATTAAAGATCGTGTTTGAAAAAACTCAAATTGGCACATTCTGCAAAGTCTGCTGACCATTGTGTTCATAAAATGAATAGAGGAAGTTATAACATAGTATTGTATTTGCTGACGATGCATAACAGTGTGACCGGAGACAACTACAGGATACTGATGGCATTCAGTGTGATCTGGACTAATTAAGCAGGTGGGAAGATAATTGTTTGTGATGTGCAAATAGGGAAGATCCATCATGGAATATGAAGCTTAAAGAAataatatgtcaaaactctgctgGATATGGATTTGCTTTGATTGTTGCTCATTCACCCAGTAATAGAACATCTCGTACAGTCTAATTTTGTCCATCTCATTGCTGTATCCATATTTGAAATGCTTGGGAAACTTTTCTTTATTATAAACTAAAAGGACATAAATGAGTTCAGAGCTGAGTAGCTAGAATGATTCCAGGACTTGCTGCCATAAATTTAAGACTCAAAACAATTAATTTCCCAATCAAAAAGAATACTTTTTAATTTTCTTCCTTCTGAATACTACACTCTGACTGAATTGTAACATGCTACCTATTCCTTCCCCCACAGGCTGACCAATGCACGGGGCTCCAGGGTTTCCTCATTTTTCACAGCTTCGGTGGAGGCACTGGCTCTGGGTTCACATCCCTGCTGATGGAACGTCTCTCTGTCGACTATGGCAAGAAATCCAAACTTGAATTTGCCATCTACCCAGCTCCTCAAATCTCCACAGCTGTGGTTGAACCTTACAACTCTATCCTGACGACACACACCACTCTCGAACACTCAGACTGTGCCTTCATGGTGGACAATGAAGCTATCTATGATATATGCCGCAGAAACCTGGACATTGAACGCCCAACCTACACCAATTTGAACCGACTCATTGGTCAGATTGTGTCCTCCATCACAGTATCCCTTCGCTTTGATGGGGCTTTGAATGTTGATCTGACAGAGTTTCAGACCAATTTAGTTCCCTATCCACGtatccatttccctctggctactTATGCCCCTGTAACCTCATCTGAGAAAGCTTACCATGAGCAGCTCTCTGTGGCTGAGATCACCAATGCCTGCTTTGAGCCAGCAAACCAGATGGTCAAGTGTGACCCTCGCCACGGCAAGTACATGGCTTGCTGCCTGCTCTACCGTGGTGATGTAGTGCCAAAAGACGTCAATGCTGCTATTGCCACCATCAAGACCAAACGCAGCATCCAGTTTGTGGACTGGTGCCCAACTGGCTTCAAGGTTGGCATTAACTACCAGCCCCCCACAGTGGTGCCTGGTGGGGACTTGGCCAAAGTGCAGCGAGCTGTGTGTATGCTGAGCAACACCACAGCCATCGCTGAAGCCTGGGCTCGACTAGACCACAAGTTTGATCTGATGTACGCCAAGCGCGCCTTTGTGCATTGGTACGTGGGTGAGGGGATGGAGGAAGGGGAGTTCTCGGAGGCCCGTGAAGACATGGCTGCCTTGGAGAAAGATTATGAAGAGGTTGGCGCTGATAGTGTTGAGGATCAaggtgaagaagaagaagaataTTAGGAAAACTGAAAAGTGTTGGTTGAGATCCGTTTGCTGGTCGGATACAAAGTGACCTTTAAGAAGTCACGTACTTTCTTTCCTCCTCAAGTGGAAGTTGTGCTATTAATTCTCACATTGTGCTATGTCTGTGGTAGGCTTGAATATTTACTTTgcagcaattttttaaaaaatctagaaCTCAGCAACTGGTAAAAGCTTACATTCCAGTATAAGGATTTGACCAATAGACATGTTTGAATTGTGCACCCAGATTGTAGTCATCATCCATATACCATGCAAACAG
The genomic region above belongs to Chiloscyllium punctatum isolate Juve2018m chromosome 10, sChiPun1.3, whole genome shotgun sequence and contains:
- the LOC140482458 gene encoding tubulin alpha-1D chain-like codes for the protein MRECISIHVGQAGVQMGNACWELYCLEHGIQPDGQMPSDKTIGGGDDSFNTFFSETGAGKHVPRAVFVDLEPTVIDEIRSGTYRQLFHPEQLITGKEDAANNYARGHYTIGKELIDLVLDKLRKLADQCTGLQGFLIFHSFGGGTGSGFTSLLMERLSVDYGKKSKLEFAIYPAPQISTAVVEPYNSILTTHTTLEHSDCAFMVDNEAIYDICRRNLDIERPTYTNLNRLIGQIVSSITVSLRFDGALNVDLTEFQTNLVPYPRIHFPLATYAPVTSSEKAYHEQLSVAEITNACFEPANQMVKCDPRHGKYMACCLLYRGDVVPKDVNAAIATIKTKRSIQFVDWCPTGFKVGINYQPPTVVPGGDLAKVQRAVCMLSNTTAIAEAWARLDHKFDLMYAKRAFVHWYVGEGMEEGEFSEAREDMAALEKDYEEVGADSVEDQGEEEEEY